One Cyprinus carpio isolate SPL01 chromosome B25, ASM1834038v1, whole genome shotgun sequence genomic region harbors:
- the LOC122142360 gene encoding protein NEDD1-like: protein MGFSMVASPPKVFYIKPSRKTPWGLQAVAVIPWFRLPPPTKESITIPPQQTDVQNGSKECDVTSTLPAAQSVNTYNSPEPAQRRDLPTQLTYDSPVSGAPAAAAPAPAAAVESGAEGRGAPLTSIQMNFVRNMIHEALEDFRDTCHRDIIQNPTGGDEVF, encoded by the exons ATGGGGTTTTCCATGGTGGCATCTCCACCCAAGGTGTTTTACATTAAACCAAGCAG GAAGACCCCTTGGGGACTCCAGGCAGTCGCTGTAATCCCTTGGTTCAGACTCCCCCCACCAACAAAGGAGTCCATCACTATCCCACCGCAACAGACTGATGTACAGAATGGCAgcaag GAGTGTGATGTCACAAGCACACTCCCTGCTGCTCAGTCTGTGAACACGTACAACAGCCCCGAGCCCGCTCAGAGGAGAGATCTGCCCACCCAGCTCACCTATGATTCGCCGGTCAGCGGAGCTCCTGCTGCAGCTGCACCAG CTCCAGCGGCGGCAGTCGAATCTGGAGCCGAGGGCCGTGGAGCTCCACTCACCTCCATTCAGATGAACTTTGTCCGTAATATGATCCATGAGGCACTGGAAGACTTCAG GGACACTTGTCATAGAGACATTATCCAGAATCCTACAGGTGGAGATGAAGTTTTTTAA